The Dunckerocampus dactyliophorus isolate RoL2022-P2 chromosome 1, RoL_Ddac_1.1, whole genome shotgun sequence genome has a segment encoding these proteins:
- the plekhm2 gene encoding pleckstrin homology domain-containing family M member 2 isoform X4: protein MDQLEVKDRILENISLSVKKLQSYFAACEDETPAIRNHDRVLQRLCEHLDHALLYGLQDISSGYWVLVLHFTRREAVRQIDELQHIATNLGRSRAWLYLALSESSLESYLRLFQENQGLLQKYYFKNALVCSHDHLTLFLTLVAGLEFIRFDLELDVPYLDVAPYMPDYYKPHNLLDFEERLPSSDSLSLHSFTSLTSTNLEWDDSAIAPSSEGDLTDQASCPRSSGSDPLTVISETVVLTAGNVKVKVGSHLSPHSPTSRHNPFNEDSDANTSADVTPVHIPSRYINTTGDDTESTNNELEVIRMARRRKPGKKRRGKSSTDSISSIHNSLSYEHIEMDNAFQSSEDVDALNGTVIHLDCETETRRSKAGKEVAGEELDDDGVEALLRLPEMTDTSMDSVGQPLRDVMDRLSGALDGEEVWDHPKYEENQGGDRGPEPPAQQPFREDSGGEPPDPASGKQFHLTVATSPNLQSSSATQELFCLTPNGTDSAPTGGGYHDATEQSQSQTLSGGHEDQKEATVPTGQESNMKKGGEKSTENCKITSDDAEVEEEKLSPSEIPHPAEFKVDNNHLLLLMIHVFRENEEQLFRMVRMSTGHMEGDLQPLYMLLTDCYIYLLRKGAAEKPYTVEDAVSYNELDYLSVGLDQQTVTIVCTNRRRKFLLDTADASLTLWLLSVLKSAMVKGCRESPYPSILTDATMEKLALTKFVSQESHCEVAEVSIHLYSLVHWEDPMDVILSPQGDTPNFKLPSSTKEGVVQYRAGSTYLGKELWKSCYLILSNGILYLYSERTDVTPLLSVTMGGEYCGGCRRSHSTERRHAFQVILTERPPLELSANNEQDMADWMQLLCQSVSKGVIPQGVAPTPCIPCCLVVTDNKLLTCHQDCQTSFFRSLGSANICDIMSVSVEADMEYCVIEFAIDRDHFLPPWVLYFSGCEERDRLLQVLDSTWRSIFQVALPQREVSEPSVQKRCSEALALMKSAWQRADSLARGRAQREPWC from the exons ATGGATCAACTCGAAGTCAAGGACCGCATTTTGGAAAACATCTCTTTATCCGTCAAGAAG TTGCAGAGTTATTTTGCAGCATGTGAAGATGAGACCCCAGCCATCCGAAATCATGACCGTGTTCTACAGAGGCTCTGCGAACACCTTGACCATGCGCTGTTGTATGG GCTTCAGGATATTTCCTCAGGCTACTGGGTTCTAGTCCTTCACTTCACCAGGAGAGAAGCTGTGCGCCAGATAGATGAGCTTCAACACATAGCAACAAACCTCGGACGAA GTCGGGCATGGTTATACCTGGCATTGAGTGAGAGCTCTTTAGAGAGCTACCTGCGGCTTTTCCAAGAGAACCAGGGACTGCTGCAGAAGTATTACTTCAA GAATGCATTGGTGTGCAGTCACGACCACCTCACACTCTTCCTCACACTTGTGGCAGGATTGGAGTTCATTCGATTCGACCTGGAGCTG GATGTGCCCTATTTGGACGTGGCCCCTTACATGCCAGACTACTATAAACCACACAACCTGCTGGACTTTGAGGAAAGGCTGCCCAGTTCAGATAGTTTATCCCTGCATTCCTTCACCTCCCTGACCTCCACCAACCTGGAGTGGGATGACAGTGCAATTGCCCCCTCAAGTGAAG GAGACCTCACCGACCAGGCCAGCTGCCCAAGGTCCAGTGGCTCCGATCCCTTAACTGTCATCAGCGAAACAGTGGTCTTAACCGCCGGCAATGTCAAGGTGAAGGTTGGCTCTCATCTATCTCCACACAGCCCCACGTCCAGACACAATCCCTTCAATGAGGACTCAGACGCCAACACCTCAGCTGATGTGACACCAGTTCACATCCCGAGCCGTTACATCAACACTACAGGAGATGATACCGAGAGCACCAACAACGAGCTGGAAGTCATTCG GATGGCAAGAAGAAGGAAACCAGGCAAGAAACGACGTGGGAAGAGCTCCACAGATTCCATCAGCAGCATCCACAACTCTTTATCATACGAGCACATAGAAATGGACAATGCCTTCCAGAGCTCAGAGGATGTAGATGCTTTGAACGGCACTGTAATCCACCTTGACTGTGAGACAGAAACAAGGAGGAGCAAGGCCGGAAAAGAGGTGGCGGGGGAGGAACTTGATGATGACGGGGTGGAGGCCCTGCTAAGGCTTCCTGAGATGACAGACACCTCCATGGATTCTGTTGGCCAGCCCCTCCGGGATGTCATGGACAGGCTTAGTGGCGCTCTAGATGGAGAGGAGGTCTGGGACCACCCGAAGTATGAGGAGAATCAAGGAGGTGACCGGGGACCAGAGCCTCCTGCACAGCAGCCCTTTCGAGAAGATTCTGGGGGTGAGCCTCCTGACCCAGCATCCGGAAAGCAGTTCCATCTCACTGTGGCCACAAGCCCAAACCTGCAGTCCTCTTCAGCAACTCAAGAGTTATTCTGCCTTACCCCCAACGGTACAGACTCTGCTCCCACAGGTGGTGGCTACCATGATGCTACAGAGCAAAGCCAGTCACAGACTCTATCAGGTGGCCATGAAGATCAAAAAGAGGCAACAGTGCCAACAGGACAGGAATCCAACATGAAAAAGGGGGGTGAAAAGAGTacagaaaattgtaaaataaCTTCTGATGATGCCGAAGTCGAAGAGGAGAAGCTCAGTCCCTCAGAAATTCCTCATCCGGCTGAGTTTAA ggTGGACAATAACCACTTACTACTACTCATGATCCATGTATTCAGAGAGAATGAGGAGCAGCTCTTCAGG ATGGTGAGGATGAGTACAGGCCATATGGAGGGAGACCTGCAGCCTCTTTACATGCTGCTGACTGACTGTTACATATACCTCCTTAGGAAAG GTGCTGCAGAGAAGCCGTACACTGTGGAAGATGCTGTTTCATACAATGAGCTTGACTACCTTTCA GTGGGACTTGATCAACAGACAGTGACGATAGTTTGCACTAATCGAAGAAGGAAGTTCCTGTTGGACACAGCTGATGCCTCTTTGACCTT ATGGCTCTTGTCAGTTCTCAAGTCAGCCATGGTGAAAGGTTGTCGTGAGTCCCCATACCCTTCCATTCTGACTGATGCCACCATGGAAAAACTTGCTCTCACCAAGTTTGTCTCCCAAGAATCTCATTGTGAA GTTGCTGAAGTTTCCATACATTTATATTCACTGGTCCACTGGGAGGATCCTATGGATGTGATCTTGTCCCCCCAAGGGGACACACCAAATTTTAAATTACCGTCCAGCACAAAGGAAGGGGTGGTGCAGTACAGGGCAGGATCCACATACCTGGGCAAGGAGCTGTGGAAAAGCTGCTACCTCATCCTCAG CAATGGCATACTGTATCTCTATTCAGAAAGAACTGATGTGACGCCTCTGCTCTCTGTTACAATGGG GGGAGAATACTGTGGAGGCTGCCGTCGCTCACACAGCACAGAGCGTCGTCATGCATTTCAAGTCATCCTGACAGAGCGCCCCCCTCTGGAACTCAGTGCCAACAATGAACAGGACATGGCTGACTGGATGCAACTGCTCTGCCAGTCTGTCTCTAAAGGA GTCATTCCTCAAGGTGTGGCTCCCACCCCATGTATACCATGTTGCCTGGTTGTGACGGATAACAAACTGCTGACTTGCCATCAGGACTGCCAGACCAGCTTCTTCCGCTCGCTGGGCAGTGCCAATATCTGTGACATCATGTCCGTCAGTGTGGAGGCCGACATGGAGTACTGTGTCATT GAGTTTGCAATAGATCGTGATCATTTCCTCCCACCGTGGGTCTTGTACTTCAGTGGATGTGAAGAGCGGGATCGGCTGCTGCAGGTCTTGGACAGCACTTGGAGAAGCATATTCCAG GTGGCCCTCCCGCAAAGAGAGGTGTCCGAGCCATCAGTACAGAAGCGCTGCAGTGAAGCCCTTGCTTTAATGAAGAGTGCGTGGCAGCGGGCAGACAGTTTGGCTCGAGGCCGAGCGCAGCGTGAGCCTTGGtgctga
- the plekhm2 gene encoding pleckstrin homology domain-containing family M member 2 isoform X5, translating into MPDYYKPHNLLDFEERLPSSDSLSLHSFTSLTSTNLEWDDSAIAPSSEDYDFGDIFPVLQAMPSADWEEGDLTDQASCPRSSGSDPLTVISETVVLTAGNVKVKVGSHLSPHSPTSRHNPFNEDSDANTSADVTPVHIPSRYINTTGDDTESTNNELEVIRMARRRKPGKKRRGKSSTDSISSIHNSLSYEHIEMDNAFQSSEDVDALNGTVIHLDCETETRRSKAGKEVAGEELDDDGVEALLRLPEMTDTSMDSVGQPLRDVMDRLSGALDGEEVWDHPKYEENQGGDRGPEPPAQQPFREDSGGEPPDPASGKQFHLTVATSPNLQSSSATQELFCLTPNGTDSAPTGGGYHDATEQSQSQTLSGGHEDQKEATVPTGQESNMKKGGEKSTENCKITSDDAEVEEEKLSPSEIPHPAEFKVDNNHLLLLMIHVFRENEEQLFRMVRMSTGHMEGDLQPLYMLLTDCYIYLLRKGAAEKPYTVEDAVSYNELDYLSVGLDQQTVTIVCTNRRRKFLLDTADASLTLWLLSVLKSAMVKGCRESPYPSILTDATMEKLALTKFVSQESHCEVAEVSIHLYSLVHWEDPMDVILSPQGDTPNFKLPSSTKEGVVQYRAGSTYLGKELWKSCYLILSNGILYLYSERTDVTPLLSVTMGGEYCGGCRRSHSTERRHAFQVILTERPPLELSANNEQDMADWMQLLCQSVSKGVIPQGVAPTPCIPCCLVVTDNKLLTCHQDCQTSFFRSLGSANICDIMSVSVEADMEYCVIEFAIDRDHFLPPWVLYFSGCEERDRLLQVLDSTWRSIFQVALPQREVSEPSVQKRCSEALALMKSAWQRADSLARGRAQREPWC; encoded by the exons ATGCCAGACTACTATAAACCACACAACCTGCTGGACTTTGAGGAAAGGCTGCCCAGTTCAGATAGTTTATCCCTGCATTCCTTCACCTCCCTGACCTCCACCAACCTGGAGTGGGATGACAGTGCAATTGCCCCCTCAAGTGAAG ATTATGATTTTGGTGACATCTTCCCCGTGTTGCAGGCAATGCCAAGTGCAGACTGGGAAG AAGGAGACCTCACCGACCAGGCCAGCTGCCCAAGGTCCAGTGGCTCCGATCCCTTAACTGTCATCAGCGAAACAGTGGTCTTAACCGCCGGCAATGTCAAGGTGAAGGTTGGCTCTCATCTATCTCCACACAGCCCCACGTCCAGACACAATCCCTTCAATGAGGACTCAGACGCCAACACCTCAGCTGATGTGACACCAGTTCACATCCCGAGCCGTTACATCAACACTACAGGAGATGATACCGAGAGCACCAACAACGAGCTGGAAGTCATTCG GATGGCAAGAAGAAGGAAACCAGGCAAGAAACGACGTGGGAAGAGCTCCACAGATTCCATCAGCAGCATCCACAACTCTTTATCATACGAGCACATAGAAATGGACAATGCCTTCCAGAGCTCAGAGGATGTAGATGCTTTGAACGGCACTGTAATCCACCTTGACTGTGAGACAGAAACAAGGAGGAGCAAGGCCGGAAAAGAGGTGGCGGGGGAGGAACTTGATGATGACGGGGTGGAGGCCCTGCTAAGGCTTCCTGAGATGACAGACACCTCCATGGATTCTGTTGGCCAGCCCCTCCGGGATGTCATGGACAGGCTTAGTGGCGCTCTAGATGGAGAGGAGGTCTGGGACCACCCGAAGTATGAGGAGAATCAAGGAGGTGACCGGGGACCAGAGCCTCCTGCACAGCAGCCCTTTCGAGAAGATTCTGGGGGTGAGCCTCCTGACCCAGCATCCGGAAAGCAGTTCCATCTCACTGTGGCCACAAGCCCAAACCTGCAGTCCTCTTCAGCAACTCAAGAGTTATTCTGCCTTACCCCCAACGGTACAGACTCTGCTCCCACAGGTGGTGGCTACCATGATGCTACAGAGCAAAGCCAGTCACAGACTCTATCAGGTGGCCATGAAGATCAAAAAGAGGCAACAGTGCCAACAGGACAGGAATCCAACATGAAAAAGGGGGGTGAAAAGAGTacagaaaattgtaaaataaCTTCTGATGATGCCGAAGTCGAAGAGGAGAAGCTCAGTCCCTCAGAAATTCCTCATCCGGCTGAGTTTAA ggTGGACAATAACCACTTACTACTACTCATGATCCATGTATTCAGAGAGAATGAGGAGCAGCTCTTCAGG ATGGTGAGGATGAGTACAGGCCATATGGAGGGAGACCTGCAGCCTCTTTACATGCTGCTGACTGACTGTTACATATACCTCCTTAGGAAAG GTGCTGCAGAGAAGCCGTACACTGTGGAAGATGCTGTTTCATACAATGAGCTTGACTACCTTTCA GTGGGACTTGATCAACAGACAGTGACGATAGTTTGCACTAATCGAAGAAGGAAGTTCCTGTTGGACACAGCTGATGCCTCTTTGACCTT ATGGCTCTTGTCAGTTCTCAAGTCAGCCATGGTGAAAGGTTGTCGTGAGTCCCCATACCCTTCCATTCTGACTGATGCCACCATGGAAAAACTTGCTCTCACCAAGTTTGTCTCCCAAGAATCTCATTGTGAA GTTGCTGAAGTTTCCATACATTTATATTCACTGGTCCACTGGGAGGATCCTATGGATGTGATCTTGTCCCCCCAAGGGGACACACCAAATTTTAAATTACCGTCCAGCACAAAGGAAGGGGTGGTGCAGTACAGGGCAGGATCCACATACCTGGGCAAGGAGCTGTGGAAAAGCTGCTACCTCATCCTCAG CAATGGCATACTGTATCTCTATTCAGAAAGAACTGATGTGACGCCTCTGCTCTCTGTTACAATGGG GGGAGAATACTGTGGAGGCTGCCGTCGCTCACACAGCACAGAGCGTCGTCATGCATTTCAAGTCATCCTGACAGAGCGCCCCCCTCTGGAACTCAGTGCCAACAATGAACAGGACATGGCTGACTGGATGCAACTGCTCTGCCAGTCTGTCTCTAAAGGA GTCATTCCTCAAGGTGTGGCTCCCACCCCATGTATACCATGTTGCCTGGTTGTGACGGATAACAAACTGCTGACTTGCCATCAGGACTGCCAGACCAGCTTCTTCCGCTCGCTGGGCAGTGCCAATATCTGTGACATCATGTCCGTCAGTGTGGAGGCCGACATGGAGTACTGTGTCATT GAGTTTGCAATAGATCGTGATCATTTCCTCCCACCGTGGGTCTTGTACTTCAGTGGATGTGAAGAGCGGGATCGGCTGCTGCAGGTCTTGGACAGCACTTGGAGAAGCATATTCCAG GTGGCCCTCCCGCAAAGAGAGGTGTCCGAGCCATCAGTACAGAAGCGCTGCAGTGAAGCCCTTGCTTTAATGAAGAGTGCGTGGCAGCGGGCAGACAGTTTGGCTCGAGGCCGAGCGCAGCGTGAGCCTTGGtgctga